In the Dolichospermum flos-aquae CCAP 1403/13F genome, TTCGGCAATTGTGGTTTTGGCTATTGTCACCCAGTTCCGCCAAGAATTACCTAAATCTTGTAAAGTTGGTGGTTCTGTACTTTGATGCAGTTCTAATAACCGAATACACCAACCTTGCACACATAAATTATCTGCTAATAGTAAGCTTTGGGCAACTCCTAATTTTGATAAATGTGTCCATAGTTGGAGAATTTGCCATAACCAGTAAACTTGTCTGATGGGAGATGCTTGTTCCCAGGAGTCGGTAATTTTCGGGTAAATGCAGCCTATTTCATCTATGGGGGCATTTTCTAGCAGTAAAATATCACCATATATTTCTGCTAAGGAAGTAAACCCATAAGCTTGGGGAATATGTAAACGTTGTGAATATAAGCTGAGATAGGGAATAACGATATTTGGCAGTGGGGCAGGTATATGTGGTAAGGTTGCAGGTTTGGTATCTAGCCAAATTTGTGGTTTGATGACTTCATATCTGTCTGCTACTTTTGTTCCTGGGGGAATTTCTGCTACTTGGTTGCCAGTTGCCCGGAGATAGCGGTAAATTAGGGGAGTGTGACAGCGATCGCAAATAGTATCCCCCACAGAGTTAATTGGTTGATCACATTCGGAATTTGGGCAATTAATAATCCGTTGATTAGAAAGCATAATTAAATTGATGATTAGTTTTTTCTGTAAATATTCACTGTATTGATGTATCTAATCTCAAGTTAAGATGGAACTGCATGGAATCAGATTTTAAGAATATTTGAACGCAGATAAACGCAGATAAACGCAGATAAGGATGGATGAATAGATTTCATGATTCTTTGCAGTCTCTCATAAAATTAGTACGAGTAAATCTATTGTAAGGGAAAAGCGTTATGCCAAGTTTTACCTTAATTTGGCTGTTAGCAGGGTCGGTTCTGTGTTTAACGGAACTTTTTTTACCATCAGCTTTTGTTTCTTTCATGATGGGTATTAGTGCCTTGATGGTGGGATTATTATCTTACTTGGGGATAGGAAATTTGTGGATACAAGTTACAGCTTGGCTTTTATTTTCCACAATTCTGATTATCCTGTCTCGGCGGTTTTTGCAACCACGACGACGGAAATCAAAAATTCAAGATGCAGTCATAGCTGAAACTTTAACGGAAATTTTGCCGGGACAGGTGGGCAGGGTACTATACGAGGGTAACTCTTGGCGAGCAAAATGTGATGACGACAAAATCAGCTTACCACCTCAGCAAACTGTTTATGTGGTGAGAAGGGAAGGGACGACTTTAATTGTCATTCCAGATAATTTTTTGAGTTAGTTGTCAGTAGGGGCGAAGCATTTGGAAGATAAATTATCGGTCATTGCCAAAAATAGTTCTCCAAATGCTTCGCCCGTACAGTTGTTAGTTCTGGCTTTAATGGTCAATACCTGTAAATTAGGAGAAAATTATTATGGAACAGTTTTTTTTACTGGTCTTTTTGGCGCTGGGTGGTTCTGCTGTTGCTGGATCTGTGCGTGTTGTTAATCAGGGAAATGAAGCTTTGGTGGAAAGATTGGGTAGTTATAACAAAAAAATGCACCCAGGGCTAAATTTTGTGATCCCGTTTATTGATAAAGTTGTCTACCAAGAAACTATTCGGGAAAAAGTTCTCGATATTCCGCCTCAAAAGTGTATCACCCGCGATAATGTGGGCATTGAGGTAGATGCGGTGATTTAT is a window encoding:
- a CDS encoding NfeD family protein: MPSFTLIWLLAGSVLCLTELFLPSAFVSFMMGISALMVGLLSYLGIGNLWIQVTAWLLFSTILIILSRRFLQPRRRKSKIQDAVIAETLTEILPGQVGRVLYEGNSWRAKCDDDKISLPPQQTVYVVRREGTTLIVIPDNFLS